A genomic region of Dunckerocampus dactyliophorus isolate RoL2022-P2 chromosome 10, RoL_Ddac_1.1, whole genome shotgun sequence contains the following coding sequences:
- the LOC129188827 gene encoding serine/threonine-protein kinase MAK-like isoform X4: MNRYAMLKQLGDGTYGSVLLGRSNETGELVAIKRMKRKFYSWEECMNLRELKSLKKLNHPNVIKLKEVIRENDNLFFVFEYMKENLYQLMNERNCAMFSENEIRNIMFQVLSGLAFMHKHGYFHRDMKPENLLCMGPELVKIADFGLAREIRSQPPYTDYVSTRWYRAPEILLKFTSYSSPIDIWAVGCIMAELYTFRPLFPGNSEVDEIFKICQVLGSLRKAEWAEGFILASSMNFRFPKCIPTCLSSLIPNASNEAVTLMKDMLQWDPKKRPSAAQALQYPYFYVGQALGDQLKYSKQHKVQAMMVKEAVDANALSLCKTSKLEPSKTHSESQTCSQSLHQPLQPIQLSQQADTQQQTCPSMMSEEQQEPLSLVKNRQLIATTKGAATGAENSLTRVRAGRRRWGQMSIKSVDSWDTSDDADVGVSISKKPTMNSLRDETFDVPSSCFPASETPTPLKLTSSNGLDRSDSTTLSPKQHYLRQSRYLPGIDPKSSSSMGNQAVSRSLWEILGLAREPEVELPLIKDSFMSKTNISPCEKSETREQMIPLAQIGGPCAVDLSSPADLKIDSKIKLSKSGIFSNKEIQRDHDDFRSPQVPCTSTSFSGMNTFSRNTNIPPVHGRVDWTAKYGGNR; the protein is encoded by the exons ATGAACCGCTACGCCATGCTCAAACAACTGGGAGATGGCACCTATGGAAGTGTGCTCCTGGGCAGAAGCAATGAGACCGGGGAGCTGGTGGCCATAAAAAG GATGAAGAGGAAATTTTATTCTTGGGAAGAGTGCATGAATCTGAGGGAGTTAAAG TCTTTGAAGAAACTGAACCATCCCAATGTGATCAAACTGAAAGAGGTCATAAGGGAAAATGATAATCTCTTCTTTGTAtttgaatacatgaaagaaaacCTCTACCAGCTCATGAATGAGAG GAACTGTGCAATGTTTTCCGAAAATGAGATCAGGAACATCATGTTTCAAGTGCTGTCTGGCTTAGCGTTTATGCATAAACATG GGTATTTCCACCGTGATATGAAACCAGAGAACTTGCTCTGCATGGGTCCGGAGCTGGTTAAAATTGCAGATTTTGGACTTGCAAGAGAAATTCGCTCCCAGCCACCATACACTGATTATGTGTCCACCAGATG GTACAGAGCTCCAGAAATTCTGCTCAAGTTTACCTCATACAGCTCACCCATTGACATCTGGGCGGTGGGGTGCATCATGGCAGAGTTGTACACATTTCGGCCATTGTTTCCCGGCAACAGTGAGGTGGACGAGATCTTTAAAATCTGCCAGGTGTTAGGAAGTTTGAGGAAG GCTGAATGGGCCGAGGGCTTCATTTTAGCCAGCTCAATGAACTTTCGCTTCCCAAAATGTATCCCAACCTGCCTCAGCTCTCTGATTCCCAACGCCAGCAATGAAGCAGTCACACTGATGAAAGACATGCTGCAATGGGATCCAAAGAAAAGGCCAAGTGCTGCTCAG GCTTTGCAGTATCCATACTTCTATGTGGGTCAGGCACTTGGTGACCAACTCAAGTATTCAAAGCAGCACAAAGTCCAGGCAATGATGGTCAAAGAAGCTGTGGACGCAAATGCTTTGTCTCTGTGCAAGACAAGCAAGTTGGAGCCTAGTAAGACCCATTCAGAGTCACAAACCTGCAGCCAGTCTCTCCATCAGCCCCTTCAGCCTATCCAGCTGTCCCAGCAAGCGGACACGCAACAACAAACATGCCCCAGCATGATGTCAGAGGAACAGCAGGAACCACTCAGTTTGGTTAAAAACAGGCAGCTGATAGCG acTACGAAAGGAGCAGCCACGGGGGCAGAGAACAGCCTTACCAGAGTGAGGGCTGGACGAAGACGATGGGGCCAAATGTCTATTAAGTCAGTCGACAGTTGGGACACTTCTGATGATGCAGACGTTGGAGTTTCCATCTCTAAAAAACCAACAATGAATTCTTTGAGGGATGAAACCTTTGATGTGCCCAGCAGTTG TTTTCCAGCATCCGAGACGCCCACGCCATTAAAACTAACAAGCAGCAATGGATTGGACAGAAGTGACTCCACAACACTGTCACCCAAGCAACACTATCTGCGGCAGTCCAGATATCTACCAG GTATAGACCCAAAAAGCAGCTCCTCAATGGGGAACCAAGCAGTCAGTAGAAGCCTGTGGGAGATCTTGGGTTTAGCTCGAGAACCGGAAGTGGAGCTGCCTCTTATCAAAG ATTCCTTCATGTCCAAGACAAACATTTCACCATGTGAGAAGTCAGAAACGAGGGAACAGATGATTCCACTGGCACAGATAGGAGGCCCCTGTGCTG TTGATCTGTCATCCCCCGCTGATCTTAAGATTGACTCAAAAATCAAACTGTCCAAGAGTGGGATCTTCTCTAATAAAG AGATCCAGAGAGACCACGATGACTTCAGATCTCCTCAAGTCCCTTGTACAAGTACAAGCTTCTCAGGAATGAATACTTTCTCCAGAAACACGAACATCCCACCAGTACATGGACGAGTAGACTGGACTGCTAAATATGGAGGCAATCGATAA
- the LOC129188827 gene encoding serine/threonine-protein kinase MAK-like isoform X2 encodes MNRYAMLKQLGDGTYGSVLLGRSNETGELVAIKRMKRKFYSWEECMNLRELKSLKKLNHPNVIKLKEVIRENDNLFFVFEYMKENLYQLMNERNCAMFSENEIRNIMFQVLSGLAFMHKHGYFHRDMKPENLLCMGPELVKIADFGLAREIRSQPPYTDYVSTRWYRAPEILLKFTSYSSPIDIWAVGCIMAELYTFRPLFPGNSEVDEIFKICQVLGSLRKAEWAEGFILASSMNFRFPKCIPTCLSSLIPNASNEAVTLMKDMLQWDPKKRPSAAQALQYPYFYVGQALGDQLKYSKQHKVQAMMVKEAVDANALSLCKTSKLEPSKTHSESQTCSQSLHQPLQPIQLSQQADTQQQTCPSMMSEEQQEPLSLVKNRQLIATTKGAATGAENSLTRVRAGRRRWGQMSIKSVDSWDTSDDADVGVSISKKPTMNSLRDETFDVPSSCFPASETPTPLKLTSSNGLDRSDSTTLSPKQHYLRQSRYLPVQGVPCLLPEVSWDRLQFSTLMMTRGIDPKSSSSMGNQAVSRSLWEILGLAREPEVELPLIKDSFMSKTNISPCEKSETREQMIPLAQIGGPCAVDLSSPADLKIDSKIKLSKSGIFSNKEIQRDHDDFRSPQVPCTSTSFSGMNTFSRNTNIPPVHGRVDWTAKYGGNR; translated from the exons ATGAACCGCTACGCCATGCTCAAACAACTGGGAGATGGCACCTATGGAAGTGTGCTCCTGGGCAGAAGCAATGAGACCGGGGAGCTGGTGGCCATAAAAAG GATGAAGAGGAAATTTTATTCTTGGGAAGAGTGCATGAATCTGAGGGAGTTAAAG TCTTTGAAGAAACTGAACCATCCCAATGTGATCAAACTGAAAGAGGTCATAAGGGAAAATGATAATCTCTTCTTTGTAtttgaatacatgaaagaaaacCTCTACCAGCTCATGAATGAGAG GAACTGTGCAATGTTTTCCGAAAATGAGATCAGGAACATCATGTTTCAAGTGCTGTCTGGCTTAGCGTTTATGCATAAACATG GGTATTTCCACCGTGATATGAAACCAGAGAACTTGCTCTGCATGGGTCCGGAGCTGGTTAAAATTGCAGATTTTGGACTTGCAAGAGAAATTCGCTCCCAGCCACCATACACTGATTATGTGTCCACCAGATG GTACAGAGCTCCAGAAATTCTGCTCAAGTTTACCTCATACAGCTCACCCATTGACATCTGGGCGGTGGGGTGCATCATGGCAGAGTTGTACACATTTCGGCCATTGTTTCCCGGCAACAGTGAGGTGGACGAGATCTTTAAAATCTGCCAGGTGTTAGGAAGTTTGAGGAAG GCTGAATGGGCCGAGGGCTTCATTTTAGCCAGCTCAATGAACTTTCGCTTCCCAAAATGTATCCCAACCTGCCTCAGCTCTCTGATTCCCAACGCCAGCAATGAAGCAGTCACACTGATGAAAGACATGCTGCAATGGGATCCAAAGAAAAGGCCAAGTGCTGCTCAG GCTTTGCAGTATCCATACTTCTATGTGGGTCAGGCACTTGGTGACCAACTCAAGTATTCAAAGCAGCACAAAGTCCAGGCAATGATGGTCAAAGAAGCTGTGGACGCAAATGCTTTGTCTCTGTGCAAGACAAGCAAGTTGGAGCCTAGTAAGACCCATTCAGAGTCACAAACCTGCAGCCAGTCTCTCCATCAGCCCCTTCAGCCTATCCAGCTGTCCCAGCAAGCGGACACGCAACAACAAACATGCCCCAGCATGATGTCAGAGGAACAGCAGGAACCACTCAGTTTGGTTAAAAACAGGCAGCTGATAGCG acTACGAAAGGAGCAGCCACGGGGGCAGAGAACAGCCTTACCAGAGTGAGGGCTGGACGAAGACGATGGGGCCAAATGTCTATTAAGTCAGTCGACAGTTGGGACACTTCTGATGATGCAGACGTTGGAGTTTCCATCTCTAAAAAACCAACAATGAATTCTTTGAGGGATGAAACCTTTGATGTGCCCAGCAGTTG TTTTCCAGCATCCGAGACGCCCACGCCATTAAAACTAACAAGCAGCAATGGATTGGACAGAAGTGACTCCACAACACTGTCACCCAAGCAACACTATCTGCGGCAGTCCAGATATCTACCAG tacagggtgtaccatgcctcttgcccgaagtcagctgggataggctccaattCAGCACCCTAATGATGACacgtg GTATAGACCCAAAAAGCAGCTCCTCAATGGGGAACCAAGCAGTCAGTAGAAGCCTGTGGGAGATCTTGGGTTTAGCTCGAGAACCGGAAGTGGAGCTGCCTCTTATCAAAG ATTCCTTCATGTCCAAGACAAACATTTCACCATGTGAGAAGTCAGAAACGAGGGAACAGATGATTCCACTGGCACAGATAGGAGGCCCCTGTGCTG TTGATCTGTCATCCCCCGCTGATCTTAAGATTGACTCAAAAATCAAACTGTCCAAGAGTGGGATCTTCTCTAATAAAG AGATCCAGAGAGACCACGATGACTTCAGATCTCCTCAAGTCCCTTGTACAAGTACAAGCTTCTCAGGAATGAATACTTTCTCCAGAAACACGAACATCCCACCAGTACATGGACGAGTAGACTGGACTGCTAAATATGGAGGCAATCGATAA
- the LOC129188827 gene encoding serine/threonine-protein kinase MAK-like isoform X3: MNRYAMLKQLGDGTYGSVLLGRSNETGELVAIKRMKRKFYSWEECMNLRELKSLKKLNHPNVIKLKEVIRENDNLFFVFEYMKENLYQLMNERNCAMFSENEIRNIMFQVLSGLAFMHKHGYFHRDMKPENLLCMGPELVKIADFGLAREIRSQPPYTDYVSTRWYRAPEILLKFTSYSSPIDIWAVGCIMAELYTFRPLFPGNSEVDEIFKICQVLGSLRKAEWAEGFILASSMNFRFPKCIPTCLSSLIPNASNEAVTLMKDMLQWDPKKRPSAAQALQYPYFYVGQALGDQLKYSKQHKVQAMMVKEAVDANALSLCKTSKLEPSKTHSESQTCSQSLHQPLQPIQLSQQADTQQQTCPSMMSEEQQEPLSLVKNRQLIATTKGAATGAENSLTRVRAGRRRWGQMSIKSVDSWDTSDDADVGVSISKKPTMNSLRDETFDVPSSCFPASETPTPLKLTSSNGLDRSDSTTLSPKQHYLRQSRYLPGIDPKSSSSMGNQAVSRSLWEILGLAREPEVELPLIKDSFMSKTNISPCEKSETREQMIPLAQIGGPCADFPSTCLVDLSSPADLKIDSKIKLSKSGIFSNKEIQRDHDDFRSPQVPCTSTSFSGMNTFSRNTNIPPVHGRVDWTAKYGGNR, translated from the exons ATGAACCGCTACGCCATGCTCAAACAACTGGGAGATGGCACCTATGGAAGTGTGCTCCTGGGCAGAAGCAATGAGACCGGGGAGCTGGTGGCCATAAAAAG GATGAAGAGGAAATTTTATTCTTGGGAAGAGTGCATGAATCTGAGGGAGTTAAAG TCTTTGAAGAAACTGAACCATCCCAATGTGATCAAACTGAAAGAGGTCATAAGGGAAAATGATAATCTCTTCTTTGTAtttgaatacatgaaagaaaacCTCTACCAGCTCATGAATGAGAG GAACTGTGCAATGTTTTCCGAAAATGAGATCAGGAACATCATGTTTCAAGTGCTGTCTGGCTTAGCGTTTATGCATAAACATG GGTATTTCCACCGTGATATGAAACCAGAGAACTTGCTCTGCATGGGTCCGGAGCTGGTTAAAATTGCAGATTTTGGACTTGCAAGAGAAATTCGCTCCCAGCCACCATACACTGATTATGTGTCCACCAGATG GTACAGAGCTCCAGAAATTCTGCTCAAGTTTACCTCATACAGCTCACCCATTGACATCTGGGCGGTGGGGTGCATCATGGCAGAGTTGTACACATTTCGGCCATTGTTTCCCGGCAACAGTGAGGTGGACGAGATCTTTAAAATCTGCCAGGTGTTAGGAAGTTTGAGGAAG GCTGAATGGGCCGAGGGCTTCATTTTAGCCAGCTCAATGAACTTTCGCTTCCCAAAATGTATCCCAACCTGCCTCAGCTCTCTGATTCCCAACGCCAGCAATGAAGCAGTCACACTGATGAAAGACATGCTGCAATGGGATCCAAAGAAAAGGCCAAGTGCTGCTCAG GCTTTGCAGTATCCATACTTCTATGTGGGTCAGGCACTTGGTGACCAACTCAAGTATTCAAAGCAGCACAAAGTCCAGGCAATGATGGTCAAAGAAGCTGTGGACGCAAATGCTTTGTCTCTGTGCAAGACAAGCAAGTTGGAGCCTAGTAAGACCCATTCAGAGTCACAAACCTGCAGCCAGTCTCTCCATCAGCCCCTTCAGCCTATCCAGCTGTCCCAGCAAGCGGACACGCAACAACAAACATGCCCCAGCATGATGTCAGAGGAACAGCAGGAACCACTCAGTTTGGTTAAAAACAGGCAGCTGATAGCG acTACGAAAGGAGCAGCCACGGGGGCAGAGAACAGCCTTACCAGAGTGAGGGCTGGACGAAGACGATGGGGCCAAATGTCTATTAAGTCAGTCGACAGTTGGGACACTTCTGATGATGCAGACGTTGGAGTTTCCATCTCTAAAAAACCAACAATGAATTCTTTGAGGGATGAAACCTTTGATGTGCCCAGCAGTTG TTTTCCAGCATCCGAGACGCCCACGCCATTAAAACTAACAAGCAGCAATGGATTGGACAGAAGTGACTCCACAACACTGTCACCCAAGCAACACTATCTGCGGCAGTCCAGATATCTACCAG GTATAGACCCAAAAAGCAGCTCCTCAATGGGGAACCAAGCAGTCAGTAGAAGCCTGTGGGAGATCTTGGGTTTAGCTCGAGAACCGGAAGTGGAGCTGCCTCTTATCAAAG ATTCCTTCATGTCCAAGACAAACATTTCACCATGTGAGAAGTCAGAAACGAGGGAACAGATGATTCCACTGGCACAGATAGGAGGCCCCTGTGCTG ACTTTCCATCCACATGTTTAGTTGATCTGTCATCCCCCGCTGATCTTAAGATTGACTCAAAAATCAAACTGTCCAAGAGTGGGATCTTCTCTAATAAAG AGATCCAGAGAGACCACGATGACTTCAGATCTCCTCAAGTCCCTTGTACAAGTACAAGCTTCTCAGGAATGAATACTTTCTCCAGAAACACGAACATCCCACCAGTACATGGACGAGTAGACTGGACTGCTAAATATGGAGGCAATCGATAA
- the LOC129188827 gene encoding serine/threonine-protein kinase MAK-like isoform X5 has translation MNRYAMLKQLGDGTYGSVLLGRSNETGELVAIKRMKRKFYSWEECMNLRELKSLKKLNHPNVIKLKEVIRENDNLFFVFEYMKENLYQLMNERNCAMFSENEIRNIMFQVLSGLAFMHKHGYFHRDMKPENLLCMGPELVKIADFGLAREIRSQPPYTDYVSTRWYRAPEILLKFTSYSSPIDIWAVGCIMAELYTFRPLFPGNSEVDEIFKICQVLGSLRKAEWAEGFILASSMNFRFPKCIPTCLSSLIPNASNEAVTLMKDMLQWDPKKRPSAAQALQYPYFYVGQALGDQLKYSKQHKVQAMMVKEAVDANALSLCKTSKLEPSKTHSESQTCSQSLHQPLQPIQLSQQADTQQQTCPSMMSEEQQEPLSLVKNRQLIATTKGAATGAENSLTRVRAGRRRWGQMSIKSVDSWDTSDDADVGVSISKKPTMNSLRDETFDVPSSCFPASETPTPLKLTSSNGLDRSDSTTLSPKQHYLRQSRYLPVQGVPCLLPEVSWDRLQFSTLMMTRGIDPKSSSSMGNQAVSRSLWEILGLAREPEVELPLIKDSFMSKTNISPCEKSETREQMIPLAQIGGPCAEIQRDHDDFRSPQVPCTSTSFSGMNTFSRNTNIPPVHGRVDWTAKYGGNR, from the exons ATGAACCGCTACGCCATGCTCAAACAACTGGGAGATGGCACCTATGGAAGTGTGCTCCTGGGCAGAAGCAATGAGACCGGGGAGCTGGTGGCCATAAAAAG GATGAAGAGGAAATTTTATTCTTGGGAAGAGTGCATGAATCTGAGGGAGTTAAAG TCTTTGAAGAAACTGAACCATCCCAATGTGATCAAACTGAAAGAGGTCATAAGGGAAAATGATAATCTCTTCTTTGTAtttgaatacatgaaagaaaacCTCTACCAGCTCATGAATGAGAG GAACTGTGCAATGTTTTCCGAAAATGAGATCAGGAACATCATGTTTCAAGTGCTGTCTGGCTTAGCGTTTATGCATAAACATG GGTATTTCCACCGTGATATGAAACCAGAGAACTTGCTCTGCATGGGTCCGGAGCTGGTTAAAATTGCAGATTTTGGACTTGCAAGAGAAATTCGCTCCCAGCCACCATACACTGATTATGTGTCCACCAGATG GTACAGAGCTCCAGAAATTCTGCTCAAGTTTACCTCATACAGCTCACCCATTGACATCTGGGCGGTGGGGTGCATCATGGCAGAGTTGTACACATTTCGGCCATTGTTTCCCGGCAACAGTGAGGTGGACGAGATCTTTAAAATCTGCCAGGTGTTAGGAAGTTTGAGGAAG GCTGAATGGGCCGAGGGCTTCATTTTAGCCAGCTCAATGAACTTTCGCTTCCCAAAATGTATCCCAACCTGCCTCAGCTCTCTGATTCCCAACGCCAGCAATGAAGCAGTCACACTGATGAAAGACATGCTGCAATGGGATCCAAAGAAAAGGCCAAGTGCTGCTCAG GCTTTGCAGTATCCATACTTCTATGTGGGTCAGGCACTTGGTGACCAACTCAAGTATTCAAAGCAGCACAAAGTCCAGGCAATGATGGTCAAAGAAGCTGTGGACGCAAATGCTTTGTCTCTGTGCAAGACAAGCAAGTTGGAGCCTAGTAAGACCCATTCAGAGTCACAAACCTGCAGCCAGTCTCTCCATCAGCCCCTTCAGCCTATCCAGCTGTCCCAGCAAGCGGACACGCAACAACAAACATGCCCCAGCATGATGTCAGAGGAACAGCAGGAACCACTCAGTTTGGTTAAAAACAGGCAGCTGATAGCG acTACGAAAGGAGCAGCCACGGGGGCAGAGAACAGCCTTACCAGAGTGAGGGCTGGACGAAGACGATGGGGCCAAATGTCTATTAAGTCAGTCGACAGTTGGGACACTTCTGATGATGCAGACGTTGGAGTTTCCATCTCTAAAAAACCAACAATGAATTCTTTGAGGGATGAAACCTTTGATGTGCCCAGCAGTTG TTTTCCAGCATCCGAGACGCCCACGCCATTAAAACTAACAAGCAGCAATGGATTGGACAGAAGTGACTCCACAACACTGTCACCCAAGCAACACTATCTGCGGCAGTCCAGATATCTACCAG tacagggtgtaccatgcctcttgcccgaagtcagctgggataggctccaattCAGCACCCTAATGATGACacgtg GTATAGACCCAAAAAGCAGCTCCTCAATGGGGAACCAAGCAGTCAGTAGAAGCCTGTGGGAGATCTTGGGTTTAGCTCGAGAACCGGAAGTGGAGCTGCCTCTTATCAAAG ATTCCTTCATGTCCAAGACAAACATTTCACCATGTGAGAAGTCAGAAACGAGGGAACAGATGATTCCACTGGCACAGATAGGAGGCCCCTGTGCTG AGATCCAGAGAGACCACGATGACTTCAGATCTCCTCAAGTCCCTTGTACAAGTACAAGCTTCTCAGGAATGAATACTTTCTCCAGAAACACGAACATCCCACCAGTACATGGACGAGTAGACTGGACTGCTAAATATGGAGGCAATCGATAA
- the LOC129188827 gene encoding serine/threonine-protein kinase MAK-like isoform X1 codes for MNRYAMLKQLGDGTYGSVLLGRSNETGELVAIKRMKRKFYSWEECMNLRELKSLKKLNHPNVIKLKEVIRENDNLFFVFEYMKENLYQLMNERNCAMFSENEIRNIMFQVLSGLAFMHKHGYFHRDMKPENLLCMGPELVKIADFGLAREIRSQPPYTDYVSTRWYRAPEILLKFTSYSSPIDIWAVGCIMAELYTFRPLFPGNSEVDEIFKICQVLGSLRKAEWAEGFILASSMNFRFPKCIPTCLSSLIPNASNEAVTLMKDMLQWDPKKRPSAAQALQYPYFYVGQALGDQLKYSKQHKVQAMMVKEAVDANALSLCKTSKLEPSKTHSESQTCSQSLHQPLQPIQLSQQADTQQQTCPSMMSEEQQEPLSLVKNRQLIATTKGAATGAENSLTRVRAGRRRWGQMSIKSVDSWDTSDDADVGVSISKKPTMNSLRDETFDVPSSCFPASETPTPLKLTSSNGLDRSDSTTLSPKQHYLRQSRYLPVQGVPCLLPEVSWDRLQFSTLMMTRGIDPKSSSSMGNQAVSRSLWEILGLAREPEVELPLIKDSFMSKTNISPCEKSETREQMIPLAQIGGPCADFPSTCLVDLSSPADLKIDSKIKLSKSGIFSNKEIQRDHDDFRSPQVPCTSTSFSGMNTFSRNTNIPPVHGRVDWTAKYGGNR; via the exons ATGAACCGCTACGCCATGCTCAAACAACTGGGAGATGGCACCTATGGAAGTGTGCTCCTGGGCAGAAGCAATGAGACCGGGGAGCTGGTGGCCATAAAAAG GATGAAGAGGAAATTTTATTCTTGGGAAGAGTGCATGAATCTGAGGGAGTTAAAG TCTTTGAAGAAACTGAACCATCCCAATGTGATCAAACTGAAAGAGGTCATAAGGGAAAATGATAATCTCTTCTTTGTAtttgaatacatgaaagaaaacCTCTACCAGCTCATGAATGAGAG GAACTGTGCAATGTTTTCCGAAAATGAGATCAGGAACATCATGTTTCAAGTGCTGTCTGGCTTAGCGTTTATGCATAAACATG GGTATTTCCACCGTGATATGAAACCAGAGAACTTGCTCTGCATGGGTCCGGAGCTGGTTAAAATTGCAGATTTTGGACTTGCAAGAGAAATTCGCTCCCAGCCACCATACACTGATTATGTGTCCACCAGATG GTACAGAGCTCCAGAAATTCTGCTCAAGTTTACCTCATACAGCTCACCCATTGACATCTGGGCGGTGGGGTGCATCATGGCAGAGTTGTACACATTTCGGCCATTGTTTCCCGGCAACAGTGAGGTGGACGAGATCTTTAAAATCTGCCAGGTGTTAGGAAGTTTGAGGAAG GCTGAATGGGCCGAGGGCTTCATTTTAGCCAGCTCAATGAACTTTCGCTTCCCAAAATGTATCCCAACCTGCCTCAGCTCTCTGATTCCCAACGCCAGCAATGAAGCAGTCACACTGATGAAAGACATGCTGCAATGGGATCCAAAGAAAAGGCCAAGTGCTGCTCAG GCTTTGCAGTATCCATACTTCTATGTGGGTCAGGCACTTGGTGACCAACTCAAGTATTCAAAGCAGCACAAAGTCCAGGCAATGATGGTCAAAGAAGCTGTGGACGCAAATGCTTTGTCTCTGTGCAAGACAAGCAAGTTGGAGCCTAGTAAGACCCATTCAGAGTCACAAACCTGCAGCCAGTCTCTCCATCAGCCCCTTCAGCCTATCCAGCTGTCCCAGCAAGCGGACACGCAACAACAAACATGCCCCAGCATGATGTCAGAGGAACAGCAGGAACCACTCAGTTTGGTTAAAAACAGGCAGCTGATAGCG acTACGAAAGGAGCAGCCACGGGGGCAGAGAACAGCCTTACCAGAGTGAGGGCTGGACGAAGACGATGGGGCCAAATGTCTATTAAGTCAGTCGACAGTTGGGACACTTCTGATGATGCAGACGTTGGAGTTTCCATCTCTAAAAAACCAACAATGAATTCTTTGAGGGATGAAACCTTTGATGTGCCCAGCAGTTG TTTTCCAGCATCCGAGACGCCCACGCCATTAAAACTAACAAGCAGCAATGGATTGGACAGAAGTGACTCCACAACACTGTCACCCAAGCAACACTATCTGCGGCAGTCCAGATATCTACCAG tacagggtgtaccatgcctcttgcccgaagtcagctgggataggctccaattCAGCACCCTAATGATGACacgtg GTATAGACCCAAAAAGCAGCTCCTCAATGGGGAACCAAGCAGTCAGTAGAAGCCTGTGGGAGATCTTGGGTTTAGCTCGAGAACCGGAAGTGGAGCTGCCTCTTATCAAAG ATTCCTTCATGTCCAAGACAAACATTTCACCATGTGAGAAGTCAGAAACGAGGGAACAGATGATTCCACTGGCACAGATAGGAGGCCCCTGTGCTG ACTTTCCATCCACATGTTTAGTTGATCTGTCATCCCCCGCTGATCTTAAGATTGACTCAAAAATCAAACTGTCCAAGAGTGGGATCTTCTCTAATAAAG AGATCCAGAGAGACCACGATGACTTCAGATCTCCTCAAGTCCCTTGTACAAGTACAAGCTTCTCAGGAATGAATACTTTCTCCAGAAACACGAACATCCCACCAGTACATGGACGAGTAGACTGGACTGCTAAATATGGAGGCAATCGATAA